One stretch of Aquimarina sp. Aq107 DNA includes these proteins:
- the argH gene encoding argininosuccinate lyase, with protein sequence MKLWDKGLPTDQKIDIFTVGNDRQLDLVIAKYDIQATLAHAKMLHKIELLTDKDISAIEIELKVLATQIEEGTFVIEDEFEDVHSKIEFELTKKIGDAGKRIHTARSRNDQVLVAMHLYLKDELIQIKSQIKELSENLLDSAELYKEVLLPGYTHLQIAMPSSFGLWFSAYAESFVDDLHFVNAALKVVDQNPLGSAAGYGSSFPIDREFTTRELGFETLKYNVVAAQMSRGKSEKSTAFAMSSVAGTLSKLAMDVCLYMSQNFDFMSIPSEFTTGSSIMPHKKNPDVFELIRGKCNKIQALPYELSLLTNNLPSGYHRDLQLLKEGIIPAIQDLKASLEMAIYAMKNVKVNETILDDDKYDYLFSVDTLNELVMKGMSFRDAYVKIGLDIENGNYKPEKNTKHSHAGSINNLCLDHIKEKLNRV encoded by the coding sequence ATGAAACTTTGGGATAAAGGATTACCAACAGATCAAAAAATAGACATATTTACTGTTGGTAATGACAGGCAACTAGATTTAGTAATAGCTAAATATGATATACAAGCAACTTTAGCACATGCTAAAATGTTGCATAAGATAGAATTACTGACGGATAAGGATATTTCTGCAATTGAAATAGAACTAAAAGTATTGGCTACGCAGATCGAAGAAGGGACTTTTGTAATAGAAGATGAATTTGAAGATGTACATTCTAAAATAGAATTTGAATTAACAAAAAAAATTGGAGATGCAGGGAAGAGAATTCATACTGCTAGGTCTAGAAATGATCAAGTGTTAGTAGCCATGCATTTGTACCTGAAAGATGAATTAATACAAATAAAATCTCAAATTAAAGAGTTGTCTGAGAACTTATTAGATTCTGCAGAATTATACAAAGAAGTTTTGTTGCCAGGATATACGCACCTTCAGATTGCAATGCCATCTTCATTTGGACTATGGTTTTCTGCATATGCAGAGAGTTTTGTAGATGATTTACATTTTGTAAATGCAGCATTAAAAGTTGTAGATCAAAATCCATTAGGGAGTGCCGCAGGATATGGAAGTTCATTTCCAATAGATAGAGAATTCACGACTAGAGAACTTGGTTTTGAAACCTTAAAATATAATGTAGTTGCGGCTCAGATGAGTAGAGGTAAATCCGAAAAATCCACTGCTTTTGCAATGAGTAGTGTGGCAGGAACATTATCTAAATTAGCTATGGATGTTTGTTTATATATGAGTCAGAATTTTGATTTCATGAGTATCCCTTCAGAATTTACAACTGGTTCTAGTATTATGCCACATAAGAAGAATCCGGATGTATTTGAGCTAATTAGAGGGAAGTGTAATAAAATTCAAGCATTACCTTATGAATTGAGTTTATTGACTAATAATTTACCTAGCGGATATCATAGGGATTTACAATTACTAAAAGAAGGAATTATTCCTGCAATTCAGGATCTGAAAGCATCATTAGAAATGGCTATCTACGCCATGAAAAATGTAAAGGTTAATGAAACGATATTAGATGATGATAAATATGATTATTTGTTTAGTGTAGATACACTAAATGAATTAGTTATGAAAGGAATGTCCTTTAGAGATGCGTATGTAAAAATTGGATTAGACATCGAAAATGGAAATTACAAACCAGAGAAGAATACAAAGCATAGTCATGCAGGTAGTATTAATAATTTGTGTTTAGATCATATTAAAGAGAAATTAAATAGAGTGTAA
- a CDS encoding M20 family metallo-hydrolase, with protein sequence MIQELTNKAIELLHKLIETQSFSSEEEETALLIEDWFDQYNIPFERENNNIWAYNKSFDETKPTILLNSHHDTVKPNGNYTNDPFKAFVEEGKLYGLGSNDAGGCLVSLIATFTYFYDRDDLKYNFVIAASAEEESSGALGLKSILKYLKNVEFAVVGEPTLMQLAIAEKGLLVLDVSVKGTASHAAHPNDDNAIYNMLDVIEWFKEYTFEKRSETLGDVKMTVTQINAGNQHNVVPSHCNLVIDIRVNDKYKNQEVLEIVKQAMPSNVEVQPRSLHLGSSSIPKDHAIVKSGIALGRTTYGSPTLSDQSVLSCPSLKLGPGDSTRSHSADEFIYVDEIKEGIALYIKILEGIV encoded by the coding sequence ATGATACAAGAACTAACTAATAAAGCTATTGAGCTATTACATAAACTGATCGAAACTCAATCTTTTTCTTCAGAAGAAGAAGAAACTGCATTGTTAATAGAAGATTGGTTTGATCAATATAATATCCCTTTTGAAAGAGAGAACAATAATATTTGGGCGTATAACAAAAGTTTTGATGAAACAAAACCAACAATATTATTAAACTCTCATCATGATACGGTAAAACCTAATGGTAATTATACCAATGACCCTTTTAAAGCTTTTGTAGAAGAAGGTAAATTATATGGGTTAGGTAGTAATGATGCAGGAGGTTGTTTGGTGTCATTAATTGCTACATTTACCTATTTCTACGATCGAGATGACTTAAAATATAATTTTGTAATCGCGGCTTCTGCAGAAGAAGAAAGTAGTGGGGCTTTAGGGTTAAAAAGTATTCTTAAATACCTAAAAAATGTAGAATTTGCAGTTGTTGGAGAGCCTACATTGATGCAGTTAGCAATTGCAGAAAAGGGATTGTTGGTATTGGATGTATCTGTAAAAGGTACTGCAAGTCATGCAGCACATCCTAATGATGATAATGCAATTTATAATATGCTTGACGTAATCGAATGGTTTAAGGAATATACCTTTGAAAAGAGATCTGAAACTTTAGGAGATGTAAAAATGACCGTTACGCAGATAAATGCAGGGAATCAGCATAATGTGGTTCCATCTCATTGTAATCTGGTAATTGATATTAGGGTGAATGATAAATATAAAAATCAAGAGGTTTTAGAAATAGTTAAACAAGCAATGCCAAGTAATGTTGAGGTACAACCTAGATCGTTGCATTTAGGTTCCTCATCAATACCAAAAGATCATGCAATTGTAAAATCAGGAATTGCTTTAGGGAGAACAACCTATGGTTCGCCAACACTCTCAGATCAATCTGTATTAAGTTGTCCATCTTTAAAACTAGGTCCTGGAGATTCTACAAGATCGCATTCTGCAGATGAATTTATATATGTAGATGAAATTAAAGAAGGCATAGCATTGTATATTAAAATTTTAGAAGGAATAGTATGA